A single uncultured Acetobacterium sp. DNA region contains:
- a CDS encoding AAA family ATPase translates to MKIKTLTIKAFGKFENKTIDLEPGLNLIYGSNEAGKTTIQTFIQGMFFGFYKPYRKKKTFSDEYEKYLPWNQFDYSGSLVYEVDGQEIRLERNFLRAKDNLFIYDNNTGKIINDQFKYDGVIRQNLPLGKLGMTSVIYNNTVNMRQIYSDTESGAQDEIRDSYMEMQNSSGIEINFKGIVRRLEEKKNTIGRSGQSKSRVGAAIRERDELRTVLKEAEEAYAKVAENQEKITLYQKKMKHIEAENEYLTQESVVKRKKELLQSYEKINKLEKENNLLAKRIKEDEIYEGFTYKTLEGLKAIQNQVERFSDQMDYIEKEMADSSEHLKTIRQKEESKRRTMAGNNLESIAEDYELFKREQSEVEEVGKKTNIIINVVSGTITLFGMILVVLANMGLLGSSQGLENLSLTIGVTMAIVGIVGLSFGISATMKKRRVLKNKKLIPIQEEILNKYHLKDAVGFDNFYKKAVRTQKELEQMQNEGELIIVQLSRHQAGFEVLFEQRRGIMRDLERKLAEYDVEDVSEYAERCQKGQQLEELKIRFNGNLRLLENLLETVNGGKTDGGHTVWQKASPKSEELLRLGKEIARLEGENNALTDGIGLPVEIRETIKSLDAQIQACDIEIKACDAALKILATIQKDCHLESAPELNKNIGNILESITQHYKGVKIDESMKLKVVDPQGGDFKNAEQLSAGTMDQVHFAFRYGIGDVINHEMPFILDEPFVRYDKQRKAQALKLLSELSRKRQVILFTCDDDEEIQLKKLGATYHKIVL, encoded by the coding sequence ATGAAAATAAAAACCTTGACGATTAAGGCATTTGGAAAATTTGAAAATAAAACCATCGATCTGGAACCCGGGCTCAATCTGATTTATGGTAGTAACGAGGCCGGAAAAACGACCATTCAGACCTTTATTCAGGGAATGTTTTTTGGCTTTTACAAGCCCTACCGAAAAAAGAAAACTTTCAGTGATGAATATGAAAAATACCTGCCCTGGAACCAGTTTGATTATAGTGGCTCTCTGGTTTATGAGGTGGATGGGCAGGAAATTCGTTTAGAACGGAATTTTTTAAGAGCAAAAGACAACCTGTTTATTTACGATAACAACACCGGAAAAATAATCAATGATCAATTCAAATATGACGGCGTTATCCGCCAGAATCTGCCGTTGGGTAAACTGGGAATGACTTCGGTAATTTACAATAATACCGTTAACATGCGTCAGATTTATAGTGACACCGAGTCCGGTGCCCAGGATGAAATCCGGGATTCTTACATGGAGATGCAGAATTCCAGCGGCATCGAAATTAATTTTAAAGGAATTGTTCGCCGCCTGGAAGAAAAAAAGAATACCATTGGCCGGTCTGGACAAAGTAAGTCTCGGGTTGGCGCTGCCATCCGGGAGCGGGATGAACTTCGGACCGTGTTAAAAGAAGCCGAAGAAGCCTATGCCAAAGTGGCTGAAAATCAGGAAAAGATCACCCTGTATCAAAAGAAAATGAAACATATCGAAGCAGAAAATGAGTATTTAACCCAGGAATCAGTGGTTAAGCGAAAAAAAGAGCTGCTGCAATCCTATGAAAAGATTAACAAACTGGAAAAAGAGAATAATCTGCTGGCGAAGAGAATCAAAGAAGACGAAATCTATGAGGGCTTTACTTATAAGACTCTGGAAGGTTTAAAAGCCATTCAAAATCAGGTTGAGCGATTCAGTGATCAAATGGATTATATTGAGAAGGAAATGGCCGACTCCTCTGAACACCTGAAAACCATCCGCCAAAAAGAAGAATCGAAACGCCGAACCATGGCTGGTAACAATCTGGAAAGCATTGCTGAAGATTATGAGCTTTTCAAAAGAGAACAAAGTGAAGTGGAAGAGGTTGGGAAGAAAACCAACATCATTATCAACGTTGTTTCCGGAACCATAACCCTGTTTGGCATGATCCTTGTGGTATTGGCTAACATGGGCCTGCTGGGAAGCAGTCAGGGTCTGGAAAATTTATCTCTGACCATTGGCGTGACGATGGCAATTGTAGGTATTGTGGGACTTAGTTTTGGTATTTCAGCGACGATGAAGAAAAGACGCGTACTGAAAAATAAAAAACTGATTCCCATTCAGGAAGAAATTCTCAACAAGTATCATCTTAAAGACGCAGTCGGTTTTGATAATTTCTACAAAAAAGCCGTCCGAACCCAAAAAGAACTGGAACAGATGCAAAATGAAGGCGAATTGATTATTGTTCAGCTTTCCCGTCATCAGGCTGGTTTTGAAGTTCTTTTCGAACAACGTCGTGGAATCATGCGGGATCTGGAAAGAAAGCTGGCCGAATATGATGTTGAAGATGTTTCCGAATATGCGGAGCGCTGTCAAAAAGGCCAACAATTAGAAGAACTGAAAATTCGCTTTAACGGTAATTTACGTCTCCTGGAAAATCTGTTGGAAACCGTCAATGGTGGCAAAACAGATGGCGGACACACGGTCTGGCAAAAAGCCTCGCCAAAATCCGAAGAGCTTTTACGTTTAGGAAAAGAAATAGCCAGACTGGAAGGGGAAAACAATGCCTTAACCGACGGGATTGGTTTGCCGGTAGAAATAAGAGAAACCATTAAATCTCTGGATGCCCAGATCCAGGCCTGCGATATTGAAATCAAGGCCTGCGACGCGGCCCTTAAAATTCTGGCAACAATCCAGAAAGATTGTCATCTGGAATCGGCTCCAGAGTTAAACAAAAACATTGGAAACATTTTAGAATCCATCACCCAACATTACAAAGGGGTGAAAATTGATGAGTCCATGAAACTTAAGGTGGTTGATCCCCAAGGTGGGGATTTCAAAAATGCCGAACAATTAAGTGCCGGTACGATGGATCAGGTTCATTTCGCTTTTCGCTATGGAATTGGCGATGTGATCAACCATGAGATGCCTTTTATTTTAGACGAACCCTTTGTCAGATATGATAAACAACGAAAAGCCCAGGCGCTTAAACTGCTGTCAGAACTAAGCCGCAAGCGACAGGTCATTCTGTTCACCTGTGATGACGACGAAGAGATTCAACTTAAAAAGCTAGGTGCGACCTATCATAAAATAGTTCTTTAA
- a CDS encoding DNA repair exonuclease, whose product MLTTFIHTGDFHLGRPFTFQQQGNYYGKNKRKELWKAFDDMIAYAKEEDVPLVLIAGDLFDSVNVLTMDIKRAAEGFASLEKTWVVIITGNHDYHGDSSPYKKVEWSSNVHIFREDVFRSVYIKELNTEIYGMSWVKNEYRAFPERSFNAIKLDDTRYNILMAHGEVTNQSLYLPIDLRMIEKKGFNFIALGHIHKPGITPGGAAYCGSPVPLNFGETGERGFLISQVESDYENQAYITSSGFNPIESRKYETLEIQIAPEDSYHDIIEKAINCDTEGNRRENYYRLRFQGYINPEIQLEWINDDLEESFYYVETDVSQLEPDIDLDLLIKENQKNPIGQLLVALGKIEEPEVRKKAIIYSIEAMISEGVLK is encoded by the coding sequence ATGCTGACAACCTTTATTCATACTGGTGATTTTCACTTAGGTCGCCCCTTTACCTTTCAACAGCAAGGAAACTACTACGGTAAAAATAAAAGAAAAGAACTATGGAAAGCCTTTGACGATATGATCGCATACGCAAAGGAAGAAGACGTTCCGCTCGTACTCATTGCCGGAGATTTATTTGATAGTGTTAATGTCCTCACCATGGATATAAAAAGAGCCGCTGAAGGTTTTGCCAGCCTGGAAAAAACCTGGGTGGTCATTATTACCGGAAATCACGATTATCACGGCGACAGCTCACCCTATAAAAAAGTTGAGTGGTCAAGTAATGTTCACATCTTTAGAGAAGATGTGTTCAGATCCGTTTATATAAAAGAATTAAATACCGAAATTTATGGCATGTCCTGGGTTAAAAACGAATACCGGGCGTTTCCGGAACGATCATTTAATGCCATTAAACTTGATGATACCCGATATAATATATTAATGGCTCACGGGGAAGTCACCAATCAAAGCCTCTATCTTCCCATTGATCTGAGAATGATTGAAAAGAAAGGGTTTAATTTTATTGCTTTGGGACATATCCACAAACCTGGCATCACGCCAGGCGGAGCCGCCTATTGCGGGTCGCCAGTGCCGCTTAATTTTGGCGAAACCGGAGAACGGGGTTTTTTAATCTCCCAGGTGGAATCCGATTATGAAAATCAGGCCTATATCACATCCAGTGGTTTTAATCCCATTGAGTCAAGAAAATATGAAACCCTTGAAATTCAGATTGCACCGGAAGATTCGTATCATGATATTATCGAAAAGGCGATCAATTGCGATACCGAAGGCAATCGCCGGGAAAATTACTACCGACTTCGTTTTCAGGGATACATCAATCCCGAAATTCAATTGGAGTGGATTAACGATGACCTGGAAGAATCGTTTTACTATGTCGAAACCGATGTTTCCCAATTAGAGCCAGATATAGATCTGGACTTGCTGATCAAAGAGAATCAAAAAAATCCGATTGGTCAACTTTTGGTAGCTTTGGGAAAGATCGAAGAACCGGAAGTGCGAAAAAAAGCCATCATTTACAGCATTGAAGCAATGATCAGCGAGGGGGTTTTAAAATGA
- a CDS encoding sigma 54-interacting transcriptional regulator yields MNRNVYQALIKESKERCALYDIKEDQVFSKKMIDNSELQKKFTENRDLILTASPYMEHLMSIVRGNNFFVLLTDKEGCILNAIGDEKILSEAFELKMVAGAYMNEENIGTNAMSVVIKSEEAIQLSGQDHFIKAYHRWTCSGAPIKDPNGNLIGALDLTGYSDSVHPHTLGMVIAASNAIEEMLKVKEYNRLQNMTNKHIKTIFNSMPVAILTSDLDGGIKIYNQKAMDLFGNKYRQLAATNVAEIIEEWENIKDAIHSERHVNRIINIKALRNNFHCQMTASPIYNPQDDSIEIVFVLKEDQSKKIGKNEQPYYTFDKIMGTDKHFVSTIEYAKKISNNRSTILILGESGCGKEVFAQAIHNFSKRMDEPFVALNCGAIPNQLIESELFGYEEGAYTGAKKGGNIGKFELANNGTIMLDEIGEMPLDMQTRLLRVLQENVITRIGSQKSIPIDVRIIAATNKDLKKEVEMGRFRKDLFYRLNVLPLYLPPLQERKSDIHILYHYFMKNLSAKYDKPEFQISEEAMMVLENYNWPGNVRELENVVELMINTESFPTKYFIENINQEARSQSHTIREHSALDFIEESLETVDKSKLDICYVEKEHIARVLKLYKGNISQAANALGIQRNTLYSKINKYQIAID; encoded by the coding sequence ATGAATAGAAATGTATATCAAGCACTTATAAAAGAATCAAAGGAACGATGTGCCCTATATGACATTAAAGAAGATCAGGTTTTCAGTAAAAAAATGATCGATAATTCAGAACTTCAGAAGAAATTTACCGAAAATCGAGATCTCATCCTCACCGCCTCACCTTATATGGAGCACCTGATGAGCATCGTCAGGGGAAATAACTTTTTCGTCCTGTTGACGGATAAAGAGGGCTGTATCCTTAACGCCATTGGCGATGAAAAAATATTATCAGAAGCCTTTGAATTAAAAATGGTCGCCGGTGCCTATATGAATGAAGAGAACATTGGAACCAATGCCATGTCTGTCGTCATCAAATCCGAAGAAGCCATCCAGTTGTCTGGCCAAGATCACTTCATCAAAGCCTATCATCGTTGGACTTGTTCCGGAGCACCCATTAAAGATCCCAATGGCAACCTCATCGGCGCTTTGGATCTCACCGGTTATTCAGACTCCGTTCATCCCCATACCCTGGGGATGGTTATCGCCGCTTCCAACGCCATTGAAGAAATGTTAAAGGTTAAAGAATATAATCGGCTCCAGAACATGACCAATAAACATATCAAAACCATTTTCAATTCCATGCCAGTGGCTATCCTTACCTCAGATCTGGATGGAGGCATCAAGATATACAACCAGAAAGCCATGGACTTATTCGGGAACAAATACAGACAGTTGGCGGCTACCAATGTGGCTGAAATCATTGAAGAATGGGAAAATATCAAAGACGCCATCCATTCGGAACGGCATGTCAACCGGATCATCAATATAAAAGCCCTGAGAAATAATTTTCATTGTCAAATGACGGCCAGTCCCATTTATAACCCTCAGGATGACAGCATCGAAATTGTTTTTGTCTTAAAAGAAGACCAATCGAAAAAAATAGGCAAAAACGAGCAACCCTACTATACCTTTGATAAAATTATGGGGACGGATAAACATTTTGTCAGTACCATTGAGTATGCCAAGAAAATATCCAACAATCGTTCCACGATTCTGATTTTGGGGGAAAGCGGTTGCGGCAAAGAAGTCTTTGCTCAGGCTATCCACAATTTCAGCAAAAGGATGGATGAACCTTTTGTGGCCCTGAATTGCGGTGCTATTCCCAATCAGTTAATTGAGTCCGAACTCTTTGGTTATGAGGAAGGCGCTTATACCGGGGCTAAAAAAGGTGGCAACATCGGTAAATTTGAACTGGCCAACAATGGGACCATTATGCTGGATGAAATCGGTGAAATGCCTCTGGATATGCAGACCAGGCTACTCCGAGTACTTCAGGAAAATGTAATCACGCGAATCGGTAGCCAAAAATCCATTCCCATTGATGTTCGCATTATTGCTGCTACTAACAAAGACCTGAAAAAAGAGGTGGAAATGGGCCGATTCAGAAAAGATCTGTTTTATCGTCTCAATGTGCTCCCGCTTTATTTACCGCCATTGCAGGAAAGAAAAAGTGATATTCACATTTTGTATCACTATTTTATGAAAAATCTGTCAGCAAAATATGACAAACCGGAATTTCAAATTTCGGAGGAAGCAATGATGGTTTTAGAAAATTATAATTGGCCGGGAAATGTCCGGGAACTGGAAAATGTGGTTGAGCTGATGATCAATACCGAATCCTTTCCGACCAAGTACTTTATTGAAAATATCAATCAGGAAGCCCGCAGTCAAAGCCACACGATCAGGGAACACAGTGCCTTGGATTTTATCGAAGAAAGTCTGGAAACCGTCGATAAGAGCAAGCTGGATATCTGTTATGTGGAAAAAGAACATATTGCCCGGGTTTTAAAATTGTATAAAGGCAATATCAGTCAGGCCGCCAATGCTTTGGGGATTCAGCGGAATACCCTTTACAGTAAAATCAATAAATATCAGATCGCGATCGATTAA
- the cobC gene encoding alpha-ribazole phosphatase: MNKTIYLVRHGEIEWNKEKAYIGQIDLPLSEQGKIQAAKRREFFAGINLDRAYTSPLKRCVTTLDSILENRPVPKETITELQEISMGDWEGRTFRSIKSKFPGDYEKRGQEIASFAPPSGESFLDLQQRVMPAFKKIAEKEEEHQMIILAHAGVIRVILTSILGLPLNHIFNWPIDYAGIYQLCYDQDQEKWMCKNR; encoded by the coding sequence ATGAACAAAACGATTTATCTGGTTAGACATGGTGAAATTGAGTGGAATAAAGAAAAAGCCTACATCGGACAGATTGATCTCCCCTTGTCGGAACAGGGCAAAATACAAGCTGCCAAACGCCGTGAATTTTTCGCTGGAATAAATCTTGACAGAGCATATACCAGCCCGCTAAAACGTTGTGTAACAACGCTGGACAGTATTTTGGAAAACAGACCTGTTCCCAAAGAGACTATCACAGAACTCCAGGAAATCAGCATGGGCGATTGGGAAGGGCGAACCTTTAGGTCAATCAAAAGCAAGTTTCCGGGCGACTATGAAAAGCGCGGCCAGGAAATAGCAAGTTTTGCTCCCCCCAGTGGCGAAAGCTTTTTAGATCTCCAGCAACGGGTCATGCCGGCATTTAAAAAAATTGCCGAAAAAGAGGAAGAGCATCAAATGATCATTCTGGCCCATGCCGGTGTGATTCGGGTAATCCTAACCAGCATTCTGGGTTTGCCCCTAAACCATATCTTCAACTGGCCAATTGACTACGCCGGTATTTATCAATTGTGTTATGATCAGGACCAGGAAAAGTGGATGTGTAAAAATAGATGA
- a CDS encoding DVU_1551 family NTP transferase, whose translation MKKNKFAAIIIAAGFSSRMDGFKPLLKFGNETAVEKVINTYQQAGLNEIILVLGHRAEEIIPYFKHSPIKWVINENFKQGMYTSIIKGVSQLSEVVDAFFIHPVDIPLVKPQSIEGLMNFFEKTEKGIIYPCFSNKRGHPPLIHSRYKNLIIANQEDGGLKNLLGKYEADALNLPLADQSVLMDMDTRLDYEALLSYGRQNTPNPSECEALLDIFQTPAKVRKHSQKVKEVALKITKQLMDKGMEIDTDSLAAAALLHDIVKTEKHHPEKGALVLKKLGYEKIGSMILAHMDIDVENNDPISEREILYLADKLVQDDQFGKLSIRKAEMLEKFKHQPVALEKINKRYQDAEAIVKKIETVTGKDFWDEQNDLSG comes from the coding sequence ATGAAAAAAAATAAATTCGCAGCAATCATTATTGCAGCAGGTTTTTCGTCCCGAATGGATGGATTCAAACCACTGTTGAAATTCGGAAACGAAACAGCGGTTGAGAAGGTTATCAATACCTATCAACAGGCAGGCCTCAATGAGATTATTCTGGTGTTGGGGCACCGGGCTGAAGAGATCATTCCTTATTTCAAGCATTCACCCATTAAGTGGGTCATTAATGAGAATTTTAAACAAGGAATGTATACTTCCATTATTAAGGGGGTCTCTCAATTGTCCGAAGTGGTAGATGCTTTTTTTATCCATCCGGTGGATATTCCCCTTGTAAAACCCCAGTCCATTGAAGGGCTGATGAATTTTTTCGAAAAAACCGAAAAAGGAATCATTTATCCCTGTTTTTCTAACAAAAGAGGTCATCCGCCACTAATTCACAGTCGATATAAAAACCTGATTATTGCCAATCAGGAAGATGGCGGATTAAAGAATTTATTGGGAAAATATGAAGCCGATGCCCTTAATCTACCTCTGGCCGACCAGTCTGTTCTTATGGACATGGATACCCGATTGGATTATGAAGCCTTGTTGAGCTATGGCAGACAAAATACCCCCAATCCCAGTGAATGCGAAGCCCTGTTGGATATTTTTCAAACTCCCGCAAAGGTCAGAAAGCATAGCCAAAAAGTTAAAGAAGTGGCTCTGAAAATTACAAAACAGTTAATGGATAAGGGGATGGAAATTGATACCGATTCTCTGGCAGCGGCAGCGTTGCTCCATGATATCGTAAAGACTGAAAAGCATCATCCCGAGAAGGGGGCTTTGGTACTAAAAAAATTGGGGTATGAAAAAATCGGTAGTATGATTTTAGCCCATATGGATATTGACGTAGAAAATAATGATCCCATCAGTGAAAGGGAGATTTTATATTTAGCTGATAAACTGGTCCAAGACGATCAGTTCGGTAAGTTAAGCATCAGAAAAGCTGAAATGTTGGAAAAATTCAAACATCAGCCGGTAGCACTCGAAAAAATAAATAAACGCTATCAGGATGCCGAAGCGATTGTAAAAAAAATTGAAACGGTCACCGGGAAGGATTTTTGGGATGAACAAAACGATTTATCTGGTTAG
- a CDS encoding XdhC family aldehyde oxidoreductase maturation factor: MKDFFKTVKRAQNNNENFVLATILEKTGSAPRSEGAKMLIKQDLSNEGTIGGGLVEALVIKAAAKIHQDRKFRIEEFMLSNKDAASLGMVCGGDIKILLEYIDWENEKSRGFFEEISNLHDKKSEFVVITKIPQEADKDAELEKWACTETGFYGRESDEILSLIKEIKENFYQLKYKEAYLHAKGFFVEPIFNTENVCILGGGHIGKVLAELCKNLGFYVSVVDDREEFANEKRFNHVDEVVVAPGFENIIDYVKINAQSFVIIVTRGHSYDKEVLAQMLMTDAKYIGMIGSSNKRNHVYQCLLEDGFSFIDLDRVYSPIGLPIHADTPEEIAVSIAAEMIKVRRS, encoded by the coding sequence ATGAAGGATTTTTTTAAGACAGTAAAAAGAGCACAAAATAATAATGAGAATTTTGTTCTGGCAACGATTCTGGAGAAGACCGGCTCAGCTCCCAGAAGCGAAGGAGCGAAAATGCTCATCAAACAGGATCTGTCCAACGAAGGAACGATCGGGGGCGGTTTGGTCGAAGCTTTGGTCATAAAAGCAGCTGCAAAAATCCACCAGGATCGAAAATTTCGTATTGAAGAATTCATGCTTTCCAATAAAGATGCCGCATCATTGGGAATGGTTTGTGGTGGTGATATAAAAATTCTATTGGAATACATTGATTGGGAAAATGAAAAATCACGGGGATTTTTTGAGGAAATATCAAATCTTCATGATAAAAAATCAGAGTTTGTTGTGATTACAAAAATTCCGCAAGAAGCTGATAAAGACGCTGAACTGGAAAAATGGGCCTGTACCGAAACCGGTTTTTATGGCCGTGAAAGCGATGAAATTCTAAGTCTGATTAAAGAGATCAAAGAGAACTTTTATCAATTAAAATATAAAGAAGCCTATTTACATGCGAAAGGTTTTTTTGTAGAACCGATTTTTAATACCGAGAATGTCTGTATTTTGGGTGGCGGACACATTGGTAAGGTGCTGGCAGAGCTGTGTAAAAACCTGGGCTTTTACGTCAGTGTTGTGGACGATCGGGAAGAATTTGCAAATGAAAAACGTTTTAACCATGTGGATGAGGTGGTGGTTGCTCCTGGATTTGAAAACATCATCGATTACGTAAAAATTAACGCCCAGTCCTTTGTGATTATTGTGACCAGAGGTCATTCCTATGATAAGGAAGTTTTAGCGCAAATGCTGATGACCGATGCAAAATACATTGGCATGATTGGCAGCAGCAACAAACGCAACCACGTGTACCAATGTCTGTTGGAAGACGGCTTTTCTTTCATAGATCTGGACCGGGTTTACAGCCCCATCGGTTTGCCGATCCATGCCGATACACCAGAAGAAATTGCAGTGAGTATTGCTGCCGAAATGATTAAGGTACGCAGAAGTTAG
- a CDS encoding DVU_1553 family AMP-dependent CoA ligase, with product MKKTPMEDWIIQRTGISSANQDALEAYQLNKLIETLNYAKQNSVFYERHLADFECEDLKSLADFKQLPFTQAADIKESPFSFLCVSQTKVDRIVTLNTSGTSGKKKRIFFTDKDLQQTVDFFNYGMRSLTDSTDRVLVLLPGQAYGTIGDLLQKALNQSQTACTVFGLLTDLEAVEKSILENDINCIIGIPIQLLYLSRMKSEAFKKIEKILLSTDYVPQVLIDELNQKFDCQVFNHYGMTEMGYGGGVECQALNGYHLREGDLYFEIIDPDSGQPLADGEYGEVVFTTFNREAMPLIRYRTGDIGAFSTEPCTCGTFLRTLKKVEGRLGNRLQLSESGWCDLKVMEELILEFEEIIDYQVILENNKALTINITLYDIGDEDIIRKQVVQKIQGYFLKHYQLLMNVKININWEQRPDQMINSMIKRKIVDQRKEHRR from the coding sequence ATGAAGAAAACACCCATGGAAGACTGGATCATCCAGCGAACCGGGATATCAAGCGCTAATCAGGATGCATTGGAAGCCTATCAATTAAATAAGCTGATCGAAACGCTAAACTATGCCAAACAAAACAGTGTTTTTTATGAAAGGCACTTGGCGGATTTTGAGTGTGAAGACCTGAAATCCCTTGCGGATTTCAAGCAGTTGCCATTTACCCAAGCAGCTGATATTAAAGAATCCCCATTCAGTTTTTTATGTGTGTCACAGACCAAGGTGGATCGCATTGTTACCCTGAACACATCAGGAACCAGTGGTAAAAAGAAACGAATTTTTTTCACCGACAAGGATTTACAACAAACCGTCGATTTTTTTAATTACGGTATGCGTTCATTAACCGACAGCACCGACCGGGTACTGGTGCTGTTGCCGGGACAAGCCTATGGTACCATTGGCGATCTGCTGCAAAAAGCACTAAACCAATCCCAAACTGCCTGTACCGTCTTTGGACTGCTCACCGATCTGGAGGCAGTGGAAAAAAGCATTCTGGAAAATGACATCAATTGTATTATCGGGATTCCTATCCAGCTCTTGTACCTCAGTCGGATGAAAAGTGAGGCCTTTAAAAAAATAGAAAAAATATTATTGAGCACCGATTATGTCCCCCAGGTTTTAATTGATGAATTAAACCAGAAGTTTGACTGCCAGGTCTTTAATCACTACGGCATGACCGAAATGGGTTACGGCGGCGGTGTGGAATGCCAGGCACTTAACGGCTATCATCTGCGGGAAGGCGATTTATATTTCGAAATCATCGATCCCGATTCCGGGCAACCCTTAGCAGATGGCGAATATGGTGAAGTTGTCTTTACCACCTTCAATCGGGAGGCGATGCCCCTGATTCGTTACCGAACTGGCGACATCGGCGCATTTTCAACTGAGCCCTGTACCTGCGGCACCTTTTTACGAACCTTAAAAAAGGTCGAAGGACGGCTGGGCAACCGCCTCCAATTGTCAGAAAGTGGATGGTGTGATCTAAAGGTTATGGAAGAGTTAATCCTCGAATTTGAAGAAATCATTGACTATCAGGTGATTCTGGAAAACAATAAGGCATTAACCATCAATATAACCCTCTATGATATTGGTGATGAAGACATCATCAGAAAACAAGTGGTTCAAAAAATTCAAGGCTATTTTTTAAAACACTATCAATTACTAATGAATGTAAAAATAAACATCAATTGGGAACAGCGGCCGGATCAGATGATCAACAGCATGATTAAACGAAAAATAGTCGACCAACGAAAGGAACATAGAAGATGA
- a CDS encoding radical SAM (seleno)protein TrsS: protein MNKKNMKRIISRTQSLCPVCFKKINAIIWTKNNETYMEKSCQEHGRFKSLLWRGSVPINKWVRNKIPTTIKNPNTLVDKGCPYDCGLCADHRQHTCTALIEVTQRCNLNCSFCFADAHGKVADDLSEETIQAMYQSIMETSGNCNIQLSGGEPTLRDDLPQIIKLGHDIGFSFIQINTNGIRLGEDEAFVKQLKEAGLNSVFLQFDGTNDGIFEKLRGRPLLATKIKALENCRKYQIGVVLVPTLVADVNDDDLGNIIDFAVSWIPTVKGVHMQPASYFGRIPNLPVEEKRLTLGDVMDKIEKQNRKKIKTSNFTPPGCENARCSFHGNYIYQQNGELVPLNNSSSCCGTEKAEEGARKTKAHVSRKWTVNQMSAEIKPAAGKFEEEPKDAWDEILDRINHYSFSLSAMAFQDVWNLDLERVKDCCIHVATPKGELIPFCMYNLTNQNGQSLYRNQ, encoded by the coding sequence ATGAATAAGAAAAACATGAAGCGGATCATTTCAAGAACCCAAAGCCTCTGTCCGGTTTGTTTCAAAAAAATAAACGCCATCATTTGGACAAAAAATAACGAAACATACATGGAAAAATCGTGTCAAGAGCATGGCCGTTTTAAATCACTGCTCTGGCGGGGCAGCGTTCCAATAAACAAATGGGTGCGCAATAAGATTCCCACCACCATTAAAAACCCTAATACATTGGTGGATAAAGGTTGTCCCTATGATTGTGGCCTCTGTGCCGACCATCGTCAACATACCTGCACCGCCCTGATTGAAGTTACCCAGCGCTGCAATCTCAATTGTTCATTTTGTTTTGCTGATGCCCATGGCAAAGTTGCGGATGACCTTTCAGAGGAAACCATTCAGGCCATGTACCAGAGCATTATGGAGACTTCAGGAAATTGCAATATCCAGCTTTCCGGTGGTGAGCCAACCCTACGGGATGATTTGCCTCAAATTATCAAGCTGGGCCATGACATCGGTTTTTCCTTTATCCAGATTAATACCAACGGCATTCGTCTGGGTGAGGATGAAGCCTTTGTCAAGCAACTAAAAGAAGCTGGACTCAATTCGGTTTTTCTGCAATTTGACGGAACCAACGATGGGATTTTTGAAAAGCTCAGAGGTAGGCCGTTACTGGCAACAAAAATAAAAGCTCTGGAAAACTGCCGGAAATACCAGATTGGCGTGGTTCTGGTGCCGACACTCGTGGCGGATGTCAATGATGACGATTTGGGTAATATCATCGACTTTGCAGTCAGTTGGATACCTACAGTTAAAGGTGTCCATATGCAACCAGCCAGCTATTTTGGCCGCATTCCCAACCTTCCGGTGGAAGAAAAAAGGTTGACTCTCGGCGATGTCATGGATAAAATTGAAAAACAGAACCGTAAAAAAATAAAAACCAGCAATTTTACCCCGCCGGGATGTGAAAATGCCCGATGCTCTTTTCACGGTAATTATATCTATCAGCAAAATGGTGAACTCGTTCCTCTGAACAATTCGTCAAGTTGTTGTGGAACCGAAAAGGCCGAAGAGGGTGCCAGAAAAACAAAAGCCCATGTTTCCCGAAAATGGACGGTGAATCAGATGTCGGCAGAAATAAAACCAGCAGCGGGGAAATTTGAAGAAGAACCAAAGGATGCCTGGGATGAAATCCTCGATCGCATCAACCACTATTCCTTTTCGCTCTCAGCGATGGCTTTTCAGGACGTCTGGAACCTCGATCTGGAACGGGTCAAAGACTGCTGCATCCATGTCGCTACACCAAAAGGCGAGCTCATCCCCTTTTGTATGTACAACCTGACCAATCAGAACGGTCAATCTTTATACCGAAATCAGTGA